A genomic window from Brassica oleracea var. oleracea cultivar TO1000 chromosome C8, BOL, whole genome shotgun sequence includes:
- the LOC106307388 gene encoding monoglyceride lipase, protein MICSSGRTIVLATGISLPFNVDGTRNHHPINATARRRSPMRSISSPLVLTPGTSALFSTRELNRFVTVIQTKEVKQRKRNVVCCISPSPTPQPTKTVVVDDEVAVRRGLAMRRVLEDNGGDGSSVRDFSFFTTERGDTLFTQSWTRVGSVKNRGIVVLLHGLNEHSGRYNDFAKQLNVNGFKVYGIDWIGHGGSDGLHAYVPSLDYAVTDLSSFLEKVIAENPGLPCFCVGHSTGGAIILKAMLDPKIEAQVSGIVLTSPAVGVQPSHPIFGVIAPFLAFLIPRYQLSAAKKKIMPVSRDPEALLAKYSDPLVYTGFIRARTGYEILRLGSHLLENLNRIKVPFLVLHGTADTVTDPKATQRLYDEASSSDKSIKLFDGLLHDLLFEPERGIIAGVILDWLNRRV, encoded by the exons ATGATCTGCTCAAGCGGGAGAACGATCGTATTAGCCACTGGAATCTCATTACCATTCAATGTAGACGGTACTCGAAATCATCATCCGATCAATGCTACAGCTCGTCGGCGATCGCCAATGAGATCAATCTCCTCACCGTTGGTTCTGACACCTGGCACCAGCGCTCTCTTCTCCACGCGGGAGCTTAACCGCTTCGTGACAGTCATCCAAACCAAAGAGGTTAAACAGAGGAAGCGGAACGTCGTCTGCTGCATTTCGCCGTCACCTACGCCGCAGCCGACGAAGACGGTGGTTGTTGATGATGAAGTGGCGGTTAGACGGGGTTTAGCAATGCGGCGGGTTTTGGAGGATAACGGCGGCGACGGAAGCTCCGTTAGAGATTTCTCCTTCTTCACGACCGAGAGAGGCGACACGTTGTTCACTCAGTCGTGGACACGTGTTGGCTCCGTTAAGAACAG GGGGATTGTTGTTCTGCTCCACGGTCTGAACGAACACAG TGGAAGGTATAATGACTTTGCTAAGCAGCTAAATGTTAATGGATTCAAGGTCTATGGAATAGACTGGATCG GTCATGGTGGAAGCGATGGACTTCATGCTTATGTTCCTTCTCTTGATTATGCTGTCACTGATTTG AGCTCGTTTCTTGAGAAGGTAATCGCAGAAAACCCGGGACTGCCCTGTTTCTGCGTTGGTCACTCAACAGGAGGAGCCATCATCTTAAAG GCTATGCTAGATCCCAAGATCGAAGCTCAAGTTTCAGGCATTGTGTTAACTTCACCCGCAGTAGGAGTCCAACCATCTCATCCCATCTTTGGT GTAATTGCACCTTTCCTCGCGTTCCTCATCCCAAGGTACCAGTTGAGTGCTGCTAAAAAGAAAATAATGCCTGTTTCTCGCGACCCGGAAGCTCTCTTGGCTAAATACTCTGACCCGTTAGTCTACACGGGGTTTATCAGAGCAAGAACCGGTTACGAGATCCTTAGACTCGGTTCCCATTTGCTGGAGAACCTGAATAGAATCAAGGTCCCGTTTCTTGTGCTTCACGGCACTGCTGATACGGTTACGGATCCTAAAGCTACTCAGAGACTGTACGATGAAGCTTCCTCGTCCGACAAGTCGATCAAGCTGTTTGATGGGTTGTTGCATGATCTGCTCTTTGAACCGGAACGAGGAATCATCGCTGGAGTCATATTGGATTGGCTAAACCGGCGGGTTTAA
- the LOC106311140 gene encoding uncharacterized protein LOC106311140 translates to MYRLCWRNLRLSWTQVMSLSHKLFPFTRSKPSTYDLRRFSFALWYTAFIAKRWSRWAQWDEKHHRWPKRELQFSSSKNRDQPIIFLASSVKKNMNSWIIHFEPG, encoded by the exons ATGTACCGGTTATGCTGGCGAAATCTCAGACTCTCATGGACGCAAGTGATGAGTCT GTCGCACAAATTGTTTCCTTTTACAAGATCTAAACCAAGTACTTATG ATCTACGAAGATTTAGCTTTGCCCTTTGGTACACTGCGTTTATTGCCAAAAGGTGGTCACGGTGGGCACAATGG GATGAGAAGCATCATCGATGGCCTAAAAGGGAACTGCAATTTTCCTCGTCTAAGAATAG GGATCAGCCAATTATATTCTTAGCCAGTTCAGTAAAGAAGAACATGAACAG TTGGATAATACATTTCGAACCGGGTTAA
- the LOC106309593 gene encoding actin-related protein 4-like, with the protein MYGGDEVSAIVVDLGSHTCKAGYAGEDAPKAVFPSVVGAVDGVEAMDVDVDSAKTNSNSEDSKSEKEKGKRKLCVGSQALNYRRDHMEILSPIKDGIVFDWDLVDNIWEHAFRSCLMIDPKEHPMLLAEPPLNTQQQREKAAELMFEKYKVPALFMAKNPVLTSFATGRATSLVVDCGGGSTTISPVHEGYVLQKAVVSNPVGGEFLTDCLLKSLESKGIKIRPRYSFKRKEVRPGEFQVEDVGLPDTTESYKLFCQRMIVGDIKDFICRVPDTPYDDKSYSNIPTTSYELPDGQTLEIGADKFKIPDVMFNPSIVQTIPGTEKYAEMIPSVRGLPHMVMESINKCDVDIRRELYSSILLAGGTSSMQQLKERLEKDLIEESPHSARVKVLASGNTTERRFSVWIGGSILASLGSFQQMWFSKSEYEEHGASYIQRKCP; encoded by the exons ATGTACGGCGGAG ATGAAGTGTCAGCTATAGTGGTTGACTTGGGTTCGCACACTTGCAAGGCTGGCTACGCCGGCGAAGATGCTCCCAAGGCCGTCTTCCCTTCC GTTGTTGGGGCAGTAGATGGAGTAGAGGCAATGGATGTGGATGTTGATTCTGCAAAGACAAATTCGAATTCTGAGGATTCAAAGTCTGAAAAGGAGAAGGGTAAACGCAAGCTCTGTGTGGGATCTCAAGCCTTGAATTACCGCCGGGATCATATGGAG ATCTTGTCACCAATCAAAGATGGTATAGTTTTTGATTGGGATTTGGTGGACAACATATGGGAGCATGCTTTCAG GAGTTGTCTGATGATTGATCCTAAGGAACATCCCATGCTGCTAGCTGAGCCTCCTTTAAACACTCAACAGCAGAGAGAGAA GGCGGCAGAGCTAATGTTTGAAAAATACAAAGTTCCAGCATTGTTTATGGCTAAGAATCCT GTTCTGACCTCTTTTGCTACTGGGCGTGCTACTTCATTGGTTGTTGACTG CGGTGGAGGATCAACTACTATTTCACCTGTGCATGAAGGCTATGTCCTTCAGAAG GCTGTTGTGTCGAATCCAGTTGGAGGGGAATTTCTCACTGACTGCTTACTGAAAAGCTTGGAGTCTAAAGGAATTAAA ATAAGGCCTAGATACTCTTTCAAGAGAAAGGAAGTACGCCCAGGGGAATTCCAG GTTGAAGATGTAGGTCTTCCTGATACCACGGAAAGCTACAAGCTCTTCTGCCAG AGAATGATAGTGGGTGATATCAAGGATTTTATTTGCCGGGTTCCTGATACTCCCTATGACG ACAAGTCATATTCAAACATCCCAACTACATCCTACGAGCTTCCTGATGGCCA GACACTCGAGATTGGTGCTGATAAGTTCAAAATTCCTGATGTGATGTTCAACCCGTCCATAGTTCAG ACAATTCCTGGAACGGAGAAGTATGCAGAGATGATTCCTTCTGTTCGTGGGTTGCCACACATG GTCATGGAGAGCATCAACAAATGTGATGTGGATATCCGGAGAGAGTTGTATAGTAGCATACTG CTTGCTGGTGGCACATCATCAATGCAGCAGTTGAAAGAACGTCTCGAAAAGGACTTAATAGAA GAGTCTCCTCACTCTGCTCGGGTCAAAGTGTTGGCGAGTGGTAACACAACAGAAAGAAGATTCAG TGTGTGGATAGGAGGGAGTATATTAGCATCATTAGGCTCGTTTCAACAGATGTGGTTCTCCAAATCAGA GTACGAAGAACATGGCGCTTCATACATCCAGAGAAAGTGTCCTTAA
- the LOC106312455 gene encoding lipase 1 — MQRFVDDALAVTKESVKTLTYESLNNFARFINGVSALLLTLIPGKASVLEGLHGWELRPTPRGPRLPRWMLNGVSSFNRFIHELSLDSDTSSLEYSSLEDDEEEDSDGISTPPSPLSQTSLRSWASLPEYYERHWTDWITFIVWLVLVPVRILLWVPFYLLRLFCRQDSPMSPRRRYRRSSRPIPGKEHHVPIRTTDRRRGVIEDLQLGTEIFIEAVFDFFHKAAHLLLSPSEAVGIISSWFSSKGDYDDDFSDDELVQTYTLGDTDSSLTERTITSLYNTDTRTCQDVITELGYPYEAIRVVTSDGYGLLLERIPRRDARKAVYLQHGALDSSMGWVSNGVVGSPAFAAYDQGYDVYLGNFRGLVSRDHVNKNISSKDFWSYSINEHAREDIPAIIAKIHEIKTSELRLYQPNVEEVEQPYKLCLLSHSLGCAAVLMYVITRRIEEKPHRLSRLILLSPAGFHEDSNLFFTLIEHSFLLLGPVLSRIFPAFYIPTRFFRMLFNKLARDFHNYPAVGGLVQTLMGYVVGGDSSNWVGVIGLPHYNMDDMPAVSFRVALHLTQIKRTRKFRMFDYGSVGANMEVYGSPEPLDLGEFYGLIDVPVDLVAGKKDRVIRPSMVRKHYRVMIESGVADVSYSEFEYAHLDFTFSHREELLAYVMSRLLLVEPAKTQPVRKKGMKLKKKVETAKTKK, encoded by the exons ATGCAGAGGTTCGTTGACGATGCTCTCGCTGTCACAAAAGA GTCAGTGAAAACTTTGACTTATGAGTCTTTGAACAACTTTGCAAGATTCATAAACGGAGTTTCTGCCCTTCTCCTCACTCTTATTCCTGGAAAGGCCAGTGTTCTTGAAGGTCTTCACGGATGGGAACTAAGACCTACTCCACGTGGACCTCGTTTACCACGCTGGATGCTTAA TGGAGTCTCTTCTTTCAACCGCTTTATTCACGAGCTCTCTCTAGATTCTGATACTTCCAGCTTGGAGTATTCCTCTCTAGAAGACGATGAAGAAGAAGATAGTGATGGTATCTCAACGCCTCCATCACCTTTATCTCAAACCTCCCTGCGCTCTTGGGCTAGTCTTCCTGAATACTACGAAAGGCATTGGACAGATTGGATAACGTTCATAGTCTGGTTGGTTTTGGTACCCGTCAGGATACTTCTATGGGTACCGTTTTATCTTTTACGCCTTTTTTGCAGACAAGATTCTCCTATGAGCCCAAGAAGAAGGTACAGACGTTCTTCTAGACCTATCCCAGGGAAAGAGCACCATGTCCCTATCCGAACTACTGACAGAAGACGTGGAGTCATTGAG GATCTTCAGCTTGGTACTGAGATTTTTATAGAAGCAGTATTTGACTTCTTTCACAAGGCAGCACATCTTCTACTTTCTCCATCAGAAGCCGTTGGGATAATCTCATCATGGTTCTCTTCTAAAGGAGACTACGATGATGATTTTTCGGATGATGAACTGGTGCAGACTTACACTCTAGGAGACACTGATTCATCCCTTACAGAAAGAACCATAACGAGCTTATACAATACAGATACTAGGACTTGTCAAGATGTCATAACAGAGCTTGGGTATCCATATGAAGCTATTCGTGTTGTTACATCTGATGGATATGGTCTTCTCTTAGAAAGGATACCAAG ACGAGATGCAAGGAAGGCCGTTTACTTGCAGCATGGTGCTTTGGATTCTTCAATGGG ATGGGTATCAAATGGAGTTGTTGGATCTCCAGCTTTTGCTGCGTATGATCAAG GCTATGATGTTTACCTAGGGAACTTCCGCGGTTTAGTTTCAAGAGATCATGTGAACAAAAACATTTCCTCAAAAGA TTTCTGGAGCTACTCCATCAACGAGCATGCAAGAGAAGACATCCCAGCAATCATAGCGAAGATCCACGAGATCAAAACTTCAGAACTGAGACTCTACCAACCTAACGTAGAAGAGGTAGAGCAGCCTTACAAGCTCTGCCTTCTCTCCCACAGTCTAGGCTGTGCTGCTGTTCTGATGTATGTAATCACCCGTAGAATCGAAGAGAAACCGCACAGACTCTCTAGACTGATCCTTCTTTCACCCGCCGGGTTCCACGAAGACTCAAACCTGTTCTTCACGTTGATAGAGCACTCGTTCCTCCTCTTAGGTCCGGTCCTGTCCAGAATCTTTCCAGCTTTCTACATCCCCACAAGATTCTTCAGGATGCTTTTCAACAAGCTAGCTAGAGACTTCCACAACTATCCAGCCGTTGGTGGACTGGTCCAGACGCTGATGGGTTACGTAGTCGGTGGAGATAGCTCTAACTGGGTTGGAGTCATTGGTTTGCCTCACTACAACATGGACGATATGCCTGCTGTGTCTTTCCGTGTGGCTCTCCATCTTACTCAGATAAAACGTACCAGGAAGTTCAGAATGTTTGATTACGGTAGCGTGGGAGCTAACATGGAGGTTTATGGCTCTCCTGAGCCGCTTGATCTTGGAGAGTTTTACGGGTTGATAGATGTCCCTGTGGACTTGGTGGCCGGGAAGAAAGATAGAGTGATTAGGCCTTCGATGGTTAGGAAACATTACAGGGTGATGATAGAATCAGGCGTTGCTGATGTTTCTTACAGTGAGTTTGAGTATGCTCATTTGGATTTTACCTTCTCTCACCGTGAAGAGCTTTTGGCTTATGTGATGTCGCGGTTGCTGCTCGTGGAGCCGGCAAAGACTCAGCCGGTTCGTAAGAAGGGGATGAAGCTGAAGAAGAAAGTGGAAACTGCCAAAACGAAAAAATAG
- the LOC106312456 gene encoding uncharacterized protein LOC106312456: MSCRRVLKSIQALAAHTLLFCFTLFLVLKLDHTLSSSWWMVFLPLWAFHAVVARGRFSLPAPVAPRNRHWAPCHAVVATPLLVAFELLLCIYLESSYGSWPPAVSLKVASLPLLAFEVTILIDNLRMCRALMPGDDDSTSDEAIWEALPHLWVAISMVFTLAATFFTLLKLSGDIAALSWWDLFINIGIAECFAFLVCTKWSNPVIHRSSRARETASSSTSIRYLDWNSGLVVPPEDDRHQDRFCSLQDIGGHMLKIPVIVFQVVLCMHLEGTPERAKDISIPVLFSPLFLLQGLGILFAASKLIEKIVVLLRGEAGPGFYFRFSSRAHDCLGFLHHGSRLLGWWSIDEGNREEQARLYIDGESGYNTFSGHPPEIVKKMPKEDLAEEVWRLQAALGEQTEITKFSQQEYERLQNEKVLCRVCFEREISLVLLPCRHRVLCRLCSDKCKKCPACRITIEERLPVYDV, encoded by the exons ATGAGTTGTAGGAGAGTGCTGAAGTCGATACAGGCCTTGGCGGCTCATACTTTACTCTTCTGTTTCACCCTCTTCTTGGTTCTTAAGCTCGATCACACCCTCTCCTCCTCATGGTG GATGGTATTTTTGCCTCTGTGGGCTTTTCATGCAGTTGTTGCAAGAGGAAGGTTCTCCCTTCCTGCTCCTGTTGCTCCCCGTAACCGTCAT TGGGCTCCATGTCATGCTGTTGTTGCCACACCGTTGCTTGTAGCATTCGAGTTGCTGCTCTGTATATACCTCGAGAGTTCTTATG GTAGCTGGCCACCAGCTGTGAGCTTGAAAGTTGCATCTCTACCGTTATTGGCATTTGAAGTAACCATACTCATAGACAATCTGAG AATGTGTCGAGCATTGATGCCAGGAGATGACGACAGCACAAGTGATGAAGCAATATGGGAGGCACTTCCT CATTTGTGGGTTGCTATTTCCATGGTGTTCACGTTGGCTGCTACCTTCTTCACACTCCTAAAGCTATCTG GTGATATAGCTGCTCTCAGCTGGTGGGATTTATTTATAAATATTGG AATCGCCGAGTGCTTTGCTTTTCTTGTTTGTACAAAATGGTCCAACCCAGTGATCCATAGAAGCTCGCGCGCCAGAGAAACGGCTTCGTCTTCAACCTCTATAAGATATCTCGACTGGAACAGTGGCCTGGTAGTTCCCCCAGAAGATGATAGACACCAAGATAGGTTCTGTAGCCTACAAGATATCGGTGGTCACATGTTGAAGATTCCCGTCATTGTATTTCAAGTTGTCCTTTGCATGCATCTAGAG GGGACTCCTGAGAGAGCTAAGGATATATCTATCCCAGTCTTGTTTTCTCCACTGTTCTTACTGCAAGGCCTTGGTATTCTCTTTGCTGCGTCTAAGCTAATAGAGAAGATCGTCGTCTTACTGCGTGGGGAAGCTGGACCAGGATTCTATTTTAGATTTTCATCTAGAGCGCATGATTGCTTGGGCTTCTTGCACCATGGTTCCAG GCTATTAGGTTGGTGGTCTATTGATGAAGGGAACAGGGAGGAACAAGCTCGTCTTTACATTGATGGAGAATCTGG TTACAACACCTTCAGTGGTCATCCGCCTGAGATAGTCAAGAAAATGCCAAAGGAAGATCTTGCTGAAGAG GTGTGGAGACTTCAAGCCGCGCTTGGTGAACAAACCGAAATCACAAAATTCAGCCAGCAAGAATATGAAAGACTGCAAAAT GAGAAAGTGCTGTGTAGGGTTTGCTTTGAAAGAGAAATCAGTTTGGTACTGCTTCCATGTAGGCACCGTGTTCTCTGCAG ACTCTGTTCAGACAAGTGTAAAAAGTGTCCAGCATGTCGTATAACCATCGAAGAACGGCTACCTGTATACGACGTTTGA
- the LOC106307691 gene encoding uncharacterized protein At1g18480-like, with translation MHSKTNKIKRIVFHHYCFLAYSNYPHREMSSRETNPNGICKNIPNLISSFVDTFVDYSFSGIFPPHDPTPPHEIPQTRFEKPDRLVAIGDLHGDLEKSKEAFRLAGLIDSSDRWTGGSAMVVQVGDVLDRGGDEMKILYFLERLKREAERSGGKIVTMNGNHEIMNVEGDFRYVTKKGLEEVQVWLDWYCLGNEMKSLCQGLENVKDPYEGIPTCFPRAKAECFEGIRARIAALRPEGPVAKRFLSKNQTVAVVGDSVFVHGGLLAEHIEYGLERINEEVRGWIGGGGGRYAPVYCRGGNSVVWLRKFSDETPHKCDCSALEHALSTIPGVKRMIMGHTIQDGGINGVCDDKAIRIDVGMSKGCSDGLPEVLEIRKDSGVRIVTSNPLYKEKGGESKMGLGLLVPAEHVPKQVEVEA, from the coding sequence ATGCACTCCAAAACTAACAAAATAAAACGCATTGTATTTCACCATTATTGCTTCCTCGCCTACTCGAACTACCCACATCGAGAAATGTCAAGCAGAGAAACAAACCCCAACGGAATCTGCAAAAACATCCCAAATCTCATCTCCTCCTTCGTCGACACCTTCGTCGACTACTCCTTCTCCGGCATCTTTCCGCCGCACGATCCCACTCCACCGCACGAGATCCCGCAAACGCGTTTCGAGAAACCTGACCGCCTCGTCGCAATCGGCGATCTCCACGGCGATCTCGAGAAATCCAAGGAAGCGTTCAGACTCGCCGGATTGATCGATTCGTCTGACCGATGGACAGGCGGATCCGCCATGGTGGTTCAGGTCGGCGACGTGCTCGATCGCGGCGGAGATGAGATGAAGATTCTCTACTTCCTCGAGAGGCTGAAGCGAGAGGCCGAGAGGTCAGGAGGTAAGATCGTGACTATGAACGGGAACCACGAGATCATGAACGTAGAAGGTGACTTTAGGTATGTTACCAAGAAAGGATTAGAGGAAGTTCAGGTTTGGTTAGATTGGTATTGCTTAGGGAACGAGATGAAGAGCTTGTGCCAAGGTCTTGAGAATGTTAAAGATCCTTACGAAGGGATCCCCACGTGCTTCCCACGTGCTAAAGCCGAGTGCTTCGAAGGGATTAGAGCTAGGATCGCTGCGTTGAGACCTGAAGGTCCCGTTGCGAAGAGGTTCTTGTCCAAGAATCAGACGGTTGCTGTTGTTGGAGACTCGGTGTTTGTTCATGGAGGTCTTTTAGCTGAGCATATAGAGTATGGGCTCGAGAGGATCAACGAGGAGGTTAGGGGTTGGATTGGAGGAGGAGGAGGGAGGTATGCGCCTGTGTATTGTAGAGGAGGGAACTCTGTGGTGTGGTTGAGGAAGTTTTCTGATGAAACGCCTCATAAATGCGATTGTTCGGCGCTTGAGCATGCGCTTTCGACTATTCCTGGTGTTAAGAGGATGATCATGGGGCATACGATACAGGACGGTGGGATCAACGGTGTTTGTGATGATAAAGCTATTAGGATTGATGTGGGAATGTCCAAGGGGTGTTCGGATGGGTTGCCTGAGGTTTTGGAGATCCGCAAGGACTCTGGTGTGCGGATCGTTACATCGAATCCGTTGTATAAGGAGAAGGGTGGTGAGAGTAAAATGGGTCTTGGGTTGTTGGTTCCAGCTGAACATGTTCCTAAGCAAGTTGAAGTCGAAGCTTAA